One Flagellimonas sp. CMM7 genomic region harbors:
- a CDS encoding cupin domain-containing protein encodes MEVKELTFPEVEESYLKNIIHKQEKGVVVQCGSVVLTKGQLLPFKTLDSHEISYLISGKLKVSTKDGNEKVMNQGDLIYLNKEEIRETETLEDSKILFFLFNAVQK; translated from the coding sequence ATGGAAGTTAAAGAATTGACATTTCCAGAAGTAGAAGAGTCCTATTTAAAAAACATCATCCATAAACAAGAAAAAGGCGTAGTCGTACAATGCGGTTCGGTGGTCTTAACAAAAGGGCAGTTACTTCCCTTTAAGACTTTAGATTCTCATGAGATATCTTATTTGATTTCTGGAAAATTAAAAGTGTCCACCAAAGATGGTAATGAAAAAGTGATGAACCAAGGCGATTTGATTTACTTGAATAAGGAAGAAATACGTGAAACAGAAACATTGGAAGATAGTAAAATCCTATTCTTTCTATTTAACGCCGTACAAAAGTAA
- a CDS encoding hydantoinase B/oxoprolinase family protein, producing MSLNKFTSDIIQDSLISIGEAMFETIQRTSMSPIIYEALDYAVGITDGEGRLLAQGNGVITFLAAMSLVVEETLERFGEDNPLKEGDVIIANTPYAGGGTHLSDIALITPIFYKGERVAFTVNKAHWTDIGGTNPGSVSTVSTEIFQEGIHFPFVKVKEEGKLNQALIKMLEANVRLPKSTLGDLFSGIAANDVGAERIIKLIDKYGLEAYKQAAEEFMEYGERISLKELQKIPNGVYENTGWIENDGFGNGPFPLKLRITISNENMTCDFTGSHEQLKGPLNLSRTGLETAVRAAFKAITTPTLPANNGSFKHVKLICPENTIVSAKSPAPISVYYEVFLAAIDLLLRTLGPVVPEKLPAGHFRSVCVTYISGIHPVTNEFYVQAEPLSGGWGGCAFHDGNRGQFSYAHGESYNIPAETRERKYGVVVEEYAFHNEGGGYGEFQGGNGQYLTFKVLSDEAFLTGAFLGYSIPTWGLNEGKEGSYNYFTVIRTDGTEEQYNIVTNVKLNKGDKVKLVTATGGGYGNPKNRPLDKVKWDVKNGYITKEQALEHYNFSPVQ from the coding sequence ATGAGCTTAAACAAATTTACATCAGATATCATTCAAGATTCATTGATCTCTATTGGAGAGGCCATGTTTGAAACTATTCAGCGGACCAGTATGAGTCCTATCATTTACGAAGCATTGGATTATGCTGTCGGAATTACGGACGGAGAAGGTCGATTGCTGGCTCAAGGAAATGGGGTAATTACGTTTTTGGCCGCAATGAGTCTTGTGGTAGAAGAGACTTTGGAACGTTTTGGAGAGGACAATCCTTTAAAAGAAGGCGATGTCATTATAGCCAACACGCCTTATGCGGGAGGCGGAACACACTTATCAGACATTGCTCTTATTACGCCGATTTTCTATAAAGGTGAACGCGTAGCATTTACGGTAAACAAAGCACATTGGACGGATATAGGAGGGACAAATCCAGGTTCGGTATCAACAGTATCAACTGAAATTTTCCAAGAGGGCATCCATTTTCCCTTCGTTAAAGTAAAAGAAGAAGGCAAGTTAAACCAGGCCCTTATTAAGATGTTAGAAGCAAATGTAAGACTTCCCAAAAGCACTTTAGGAGATTTGTTTTCGGGTATTGCCGCCAATGATGTGGGAGCAGAAAGAATAATTAAGCTTATTGATAAATATGGTTTAGAAGCTTACAAACAAGCTGCAGAAGAATTTATGGAATATGGTGAGCGTATTAGTTTAAAAGAATTACAAAAAATCCCAAACGGTGTTTATGAAAACACAGGTTGGATAGAAAATGATGGTTTTGGCAATGGGCCTTTTCCGTTGAAATTGAGAATAACGATCTCCAATGAGAATATGACCTGTGATTTTACAGGGTCCCATGAACAGTTAAAAGGCCCTCTGAATTTATCAAGAACAGGATTGGAAACTGCTGTAAGAGCAGCTTTTAAGGCGATAACTACACCTACACTACCTGCTAACAATGGGTCTTTTAAACATGTAAAACTAATTTGTCCAGAAAACACGATTGTGAGTGCCAAATCACCCGCTCCAATATCTGTTTATTATGAGGTTTTCTTGGCAGCAATAGATTTATTGCTAAGAACATTGGGTCCTGTAGTTCCGGAAAAATTACCAGCGGGTCATTTTAGATCTGTATGTGTGACTTATATTTCTGGAATTCACCCAGTAACCAATGAGTTTTATGTACAGGCGGAACCACTATCCGGCGGTTGGGGTGGATGCGCTTTTCACGATGGAAACCGTGGGCAATTCTCTTACGCACATGGCGAATCTTATAATATCCCTGCCGAAACCCGAGAACGAAAATATGGTGTGGTCGTTGAAGAATATGCTTTTCATAACGAAGGTGGTGGATATGGAGAATTTCAAGGAGGAAATGGACAGTATCTGACCTTTAAGGTTTTATCCGATGAAGCATTTTTAACAGGAGCGTTTTTAGGGTATTCTATTCCAACATGGGGCCTTAATGAAGGCAAAGAAGGTAGTTACAATTATTTTACGGTCATACGAACAGATGGTACCGAAGAGCAATATAATATCGTAACCAATGTAAAGCTCAACAAGGGAGATAAGGTAAAACTGGTAACGGCGACAGGCGGTGGATATGGAAACCCCAAGAACAGGCCTTTAGACAAGGTAAAATGGGATGTAAAGAATGGATACATTACAAAAGAACAGGCATTGGAGCACTACAACTTTTCTCCGGTTCAATAA